A window of Eulemur rufifrons isolate Redbay chromosome 18, OSU_ERuf_1, whole genome shotgun sequence genomic DNA:
GAGTAGCGATCTCGTTATctacttttaaaacaatgtattaaGAATGTACCCAATTCTGATAACTAAGTAGCAGACATAAAAAAGAAGTGAAACGATAGAGAATtcaatctgctttttaaaacatgatgtAAAAATACTATGATCTTTCCACTCACATTTCACAAGCTGACATCAGTTGAAAAGGGACAAAGATAACAACACATACACAAGCCAATTTGCCAGAGAAAGTCTTGAATGCTTACAAGAATGGAAGAGAGATCATAGAAAGTTATGGATGGCTAGAAATCTGAACACAAGAAGGGCCTGTCATGATTCACAAGTAGCTGACCTTAGCACAACTAGCAGGTTAATCTGTTTTACTCTCATCTGTGATTTTCCACATGGTTGTTTTAGTATtattcactcatgcattcattcatttatccaacaaatattgcCTGAGAGCTGCTACATAACTGGGGATGTATGAGTAAACAAAAGTTCCTCCTTTCATGAACATGCGTCTTAGAAGagacaagacaaaaataaatgagcaaaatgtATGGTACAGCTTATGCTAATAAATTGTAGGGTGAAAAAATTAGTGGGGATTACagagttttaatttatataatcagACAAGGCCACGATGAGAAGGTAATATTTAAGCAAAGACCCAAGAAAGGCAAGAGAGGTGTTTTATCTTGTCCTCAAAAGTCAACAGtaaatctcttctctctctctctcacacacacacacacacacacacacacacacactctttcatTAGAGGCTTCAAAGGGCATCTTCTCTGGCTGGCTCTCCCTGAAAACGATTCTTGACCCTCAAACCATGTCATCAACCATACTGAAGGAACTTAAGCAGGCCCAGATATCTGCTTCAAATACTGAATTGATCTAGAAACAAAACAGCTCAGGAAGAAATGGGGGAAACAAATACTTTGACTTCAGGCAACACAAGCTGTATTAACCTTAGTTTTTCTGACAATACCTTAGTATGACCTTAAGATACTGTTTCCTAAGTATACACACTACAAGTTTGCAGAAAAATAAGTTGAGGCGCCATGCTGCCAAAACAAGCATAGGTGGCAGGCGGGGCGTGGGTAATATGTGCCAGGAAGTAGGTTAACATTTTAACAGGGGTAGGCTGAATTTCAGACCTTTAAGAAGTTTGCAAAACGTGTAGATAATGGGACCTATCTGCCATAGATAAAACAAGTACCAGAAATTACGCAGAGAAACAGATCTTTTCAAGCATGCATGTGGGTGGCTCTGAAAAGAGCCTTTGGGGATACAGCTGGGGCGTCCTCGAGACTCAGGCCCTTTCACCACGGATACGACGCGCAAGCTGGATGTCCTTAGGCATGATTGTGACACGCTTGGCATGGATAGCGCACAGGTTGGTGTCCTCGAAGAGCCCCACCAAGTAAGCCTCACAAGCCTCCTGCAGCGCCATCACCGCCGAGCTCTGGAAGCGCAGGTCGGTCTTGAAGTCCTGCGCGATCTCCCGCACCAGACGCTGGAAAGGCAGCTTTCGGATCAGCAGCTCTGTAGACTTCTGGTAGCGGCGGATCTCACGGAGAGCCACGGTTCCAGGACGATAGCGGTGGGGCTTCTTCACGCCGCCGGTGGCCGGGGCGCTCTTGCGGGCCGCCTTGGTGGCCAGCTGTTTGCGCGGAGCCTTACCGCCGGTGGACTTGCGAGCTGTCTGCTTCGTACGAGCCATATTATAATAGCTGGATTCCAGTGAAGAGAAAAGCCTGGCCGCTTATTTATAGTGAGAGCCTGAAGCTGATTGGACAAAACTAGGCCAGCCCCAACGGTAATTGGATTGGCCAAGGATTcaaaatatgtacatgtatgtatgtgtgtgatatatatatattttgttgttgttgttgttgttattgttgttgttctccAAGTCCTCTGATACTCTAAATTGTCAATGGCCTCCATAGTTTTTTTGTATTCTCTGTATAGTTGCTCACTATGTATCAGCGATTTCCAGTGGAAGTAAATCTGAGCGACATAAGTACTTTAAATGTTTCTAGGTGCCACATTAGAACAAATTAAAaccaggaaaaattaattttaataatttgtttaatgtAATATGTCcaatatatttcaatatgtaatcaataaaaaatgttaGATATTTCATAGTTTTGACACTCTTAAGTCCAGCATGTATTTTATACGTACAGCACCTGTTATTTCAGTCTACGAAATTCCAATGATCGCTAGCCACAGTTGTTGGCCagtggctaccacattggacagcACAGCCCTGTATCCCCTCCTCTCAATTTTCTATCCTTCGAACACttaagaactttatttttcacCAAGAAAATGTGATTTGCATGTGAGGAATTCAGAGCCTAATAATATCATAAACATACCCTTACACGAacttttcacttttatataatataaaaattccattgcagcacaatttaattttctaataatcTGGAAATGTAATTCCTTTGCTTTTAAAGAATCTATTCCATCAGTGCATCAAGATCTGATTTAAATTAGATTAAAAAGACGaagtaaaatatgtttttaaagtagaATTCTGCATGCTCAAAGGAATTAATAGTCATCtcaactttatattaataaatcaacGTGTGTATGGGAGTAAGGTATCTCAGAAAACTCAATTTTCAGtaaatttgttgaaaacactCCAAGTAAGTTACCTGGCAccaaaaataacccaattaagcGTTCCAATTAACCCAATTCTTTCCTTGACTGTATCACCAATTCGAAACTGATCCAATTATCCTGACGGAGGACTAGGTTTTCTCAGAAATAAAGGATCCAGAAAATAGCTACTGGTCTAAGATAGAGGTTTGGGTTGAACTCTGCATCCTCGGGATGTTTTTATTTACTAAGACGCAGGAAATAAGTACATCTTAAAGATTGCTACATTTGACCCTAAAACAAACGCTCATCACCGTAAGTTTGGTTTTTAAGAGGCTCAAAAGTTGTGGAGGGAAATGTGGTAAATCCTGATAGTTAACCATTAAAGTGTAACTACACTGATAAAGCTCACTCGATGAAAACAGCGATTTCATTAAGTTTAAGATAAAGTGGACTCATGTTTGCAAAAATTAAAGATTACCCAGGTTTAACGAAAACTAACCGGCAAGAATGCTTCCACTTAAGTGACTACTGGAGACTGATCTCATTAGCTGTTAAGTGTTTTACGTAGAGCAGTGCTCAGTTCTTCCCAAGAAACTGTAGGTGGCTCTGAAAAGAGCCTTTGGTTCGGTTGGGTCGTTCGAATCGCCGCAAACTAACCCAGACTTCTACTTGCCCTTGGCCTTGTGGTGGCTCTCAGTTTTCTTTGGCAGCAGTACGGCCTGGATGTTGGGCAGAACGCCGCCCTGAGCGATGGTGACTTTGCCCAGCAGCTTGTTGAGCTCCTCATCGTTGCGGATGGCCAGCTGCAGGTGGCGAGGGATGATACGAGTCTTCTTGTTGTCCCGAGCCGCGTTGCCCGCCAGCTCCAGAATTTCGGCGGTCAGATACTCCAACACCGCCGCCAGGTACACCGGCGCGCCGGCTCCGACCCGCTCGGCATAGTTGCCTTTGCGGAGCAGGCGGTGCACACGGCCTACAGGAAACTGAAGGCCCGCCCGAGAAGAGCGAGTTTTCGCCTTGGCGCGAGCTTTGCCTCCTTGTTTGCCACGGCCAGACATGTTAGAAAACCTGTGGTCGTTGCCAGCAAAGACTGAAAAGCAAGTGGAAAAACGGAAATTTTATAGCCTCTGCTGGGCGCGAAAAGGGAGCTGTGTGATTGGCTgacatttgatttttcatttagaCCAATGGAGCGTGATTATGCTGGATACGTGTTTTGATTGGGCAAAACTGGCATCTGACGTCATGGACAGATAACCACCAATCGCCATAGAGCGCCACCTCACTTCATTTGCATAAACCATTATAAATAGAGGGGAGTCCATCCTCTCTTGCCATTTTTGTTTCGTCATGCCTGAGCCAGCCAAATCCGCTCCGGCCCCGAAGAAGGGCTCTAAAAAAGCTGTAACCAAGGTCCAGAAGAAAGATGGCAAGAAGCGCAAGCGCAGCCGCAAGGAGAGCTACTCTGTGTACGTGTACAAGGTGCTGAAGCAGGTGCACCCTGACACCGGCATCTCGTCCAAAGCCATGGGAATCATGAATTCCTTTGTCAACGACATCTTCGAGCGCATTGCGGGGGAGGCCTCTCGCCTGGCGCATTACAATAAGCGCTCTACCATCACCTCCAGGGAGATCCAGACGGCCGTGCGTCTGCTGCTGCCGGGTGAGCTGGCCAAGCACGCTGTGTCTGAGGGTACCAAGGCTGTCACCAAGTACACCAGCTCCAAGTAAATTGTCAAAATATTATCAAACCCAAAGGCTCTTTTCAGAGCCACTTACTCCCAGAGAAAGAGCTGGTACGCTTTGTCATCTCTGGAGGTGAGGGGTCATAGGCAAAAGCCTTGAGCTCGCTGGGTTTTCTCTAGCCACAGGAGTCCATTATGCTCACTGATCTTGTGTAGCACAGCACACAACCGCAAAGTAACGTTATCCAGTTTTTCTAAAGACGTGGGCGGCTCTGAAAAGTGCTAATAACAAGTGAAGACCCGCCATAGGGAGTCCGAACCTGGCGCAGTGGCCGTCCTGAGTTTGGCATGCTCGGTGTAAGGTAAAAGCATCGCGAATCACATCCTCCGAAGAACACCTTGAACTCCCCGCGGGTCTCCTAGATAAGGCCGAAGATACGTTTGCCGCTACCACTCCGAGCCAGGAGCTGGATGGGAGGCTTGTTGATACTCTGGGTATTATTGTGCAAGACTTGAGGTGACGCTTAGCTCCCCAACCCTTCCCCTTTTCCTGCAACCAGACAacgttggggggggggggcggggaacaaCAGAAAAACTGGATACTTAAATTTTTCGGACCAAATTGAAAACTAGAGGGACGCGGTCCGGCAAGCCTTAATCTTTATAGCTCCGCCCCCTTTTTCTGcaaaggtggaggaggagaagccGGTTCAGGCTGCTCGCTAGGCGCCAAGGCCATCTTGATAAAGGTGAGGCTGGCGGTTCTGAGAGTTTAGCGGCTGTTGGTCactcaatattctttttttcctttctttatctttgtgTATGTACCAGAATCACGTTACATGATGTATGTGAAGGTGCATTATTACAATAATAAAGCATTTTTCTTCGGGAGAGCCAGTAAATCAACAGAGCTCTGCCCCAATACCTATTAATGGTTTTCTGCCATCCTGTTGCATTAAGGCATTAACAAAACtagtaatattttgtaaatactttttccaagttctaaaaaaaaacaaaaaactgtgtaATAGACTAGTTCAAAGTGATCGGTAAAACTTAACACTTTTCCTTCTCTTAATCTTTAATGACTTTAGTAGCAAACAAGATGCCACAGCAGATGTGTAAATGTGTTTCTTACTGTCAGCAAAACACAATTGTATTTCCTAAACTCTTTACCATCCAGTTAACTAACATTTCATTAAGCATATTCTATTCACTACAGGCTAATTGTATTCTCTGAAAGGAATGGAAAATCCTGAATAAGCCTCCCAAACCTTAAGTCATTGGCGATGACCATGCAAACTGGTAGTACTTTCATGAAGAAAAATTTGgtaatatttgtcaaaattaaaaatgcatatatctttacacccagaaattccactgccAGGGAtttactatttttgaaaatatgcaaaataacatGAACACAGTGTTTCAGCAGCACAATTTGTAGTACAAGACTGGAAGCAATGTGAATGACCAGCAATAAATTACAGTACATCATCCTACCTGGTAGTAAAACCAAATAAGAAGGCtttttcataataattatttattgcttaccatgtgccagataaTGTCCTAAAAAGTTCTCTATAtacattaaatcatttaattttcataacaacttTATGAGaaggtactattattaatattatacttattttacGGATCACAAAATGAGTGTTCGGAGAGGTGGAGTAAATACTCTGCAATTACATACTGTTGAAGTTGTTGAAATCAAAACAGAGTCCTGAATATTTAGAAAACTCACAAATATTGCTGGGAAGGCTATGAAGAGAGAGTTCTCATTCTTATATGCCTGATAACAAAAAttatcacaaaagactgcaaaaaccacaacctgATACAAAAAATACTTCTATAAGGACATCTGCCCAACACTGCCTATCCAACCTCAGACTTCAATCACCCTTGTTActgatctttgtagccaagggttattatttcaaaacaattatgtaatctttctctttttcctttaaaaacccttGCCTTCCTTTACCTTCCTGAATACAAGCGTAGTTAGTATGACATGTGTATTCCCACTGCAATGCTTTATTCTCAGATAAATTTTATTGTAGAGAGCCTCTGTCTGTTTGCTATTTAGGTTGACAGCAGCCAAAAAGTAGTGAAAACATGATTTAAAACCAGTCTAGTTTCAAAATCCATATTTATAACCACTGTATACTATATGGCCTCTCCAGGTACTGATATGTAATGATCTCCAAAATTGACTGTCAAGTGCAAAAAAGCAAGGTACGAGATAGTGTGCAGTAgaagaagagtgtgtgtgtgtgtgtataaatgtgagatatttctgaaaaaaaacactattaataaataaactgCTAACAGTGGTTGCCTCTGAGGAAAGGAAGCTGGATACCCTGGAAacagggatggatggatggaagatcTTTTCACTGTAACCCTTTTATGGTCTTTGAATTTTGAATCATATGTATGAAATGTCCATCcataaataaatagtataaaGAATCCTTCCCTTCAATATGGGTAAAACACACATTATGATAAGATaattgttttagtagagatgtgtaTGAAAAGCCTAAGGAGCACAGAATCAATAATATTActaatgggggtggggagaatgcAAAACAGCATTGTAGGCGGATGAAGTAAGGAAATGGGTTTCGCCTTCAAGGAAGCAGAAGTGTGTTAGGGCAAGAGTCTGCAGCACTAGGCAGAGGGGAGCAGCACGGGGGACCAGGTAAGTAGTCTATGACTGAGCACTGTGCCAAGGGCTTCCTTCTATTATGAGCAGGCTTCTTAAAATGATGACAGAACTTCTAGATAAAAACAACTAGATATGAACTGTGAAGGGCTTATCAAGTACGATTCTGAAATACTGTATACTCAATTATAGATGCCAATATAACATTGTATGGTTATTTAAATCAAACAGACTCTTAAGTTATTTAAATTAATCTAGTAgtcataaggtttttttttgctCCTCTGAGTttgtgggagaaaaagaaagtaccATTAGTCCCTTTTGGAACTAGTAGAGGAATCTTCTGAGTATTTATTACCAGTTAAAAAAGAGAGATGTCAAATAAAACCGTGTGACCATCGCAGCATATGCTCAAATAAGCCAATGGATCAAAATTGCACACTGAATAGATAGTAATATATATCTGTGGAATATTCAGCAGTGTCTAGTGTTTGGACATTTTAGGAGACCCCTTTCAGTGACACTGCACATTTACATTAACTTACAACAAACAACTTGGTGGCAGTTTAGGATACTGGCATTGCTATGGTcttaatgtttgtgtcccctaccccaaattcatatgttgaaacctaatccccaatgtggtggtattaagaggtggggcctttgggaggtgaatAGATCATGAGTGGAGAGCCTTTGTGAGTGAaattagtgcccttaaaaaaaGGGAGCTTGTTCACCCCTTCTACCATATGAGGTTGCAGAGAGAAGTTGCCATCTATAAAGCAGAGGtgaaccctcaccagacactgaatatgTTGCTttcttggtcttggacttcccactctctacaactgtaagaaataagtttctgttgtttataagccacctagtttggTGTATTTCGTTAtaacagcctgaacagactaatatgCACAAAACTCCATATTAGGCAGGACAGAGAGAATCTAACATATTAGATCACACATACTTTGACTACTTTTATAAGGAGAATTGTAATTCTGTAGCTTCAGGGGAGAAGGACCATATCCTTACATCtatccttactttttttttttttcaaattattttgctagttatagacttttatttttaaggctaGGTCCTGAAATTTTATTAGTAAATATTATAAGAATGACTGGGCCTGAATGCATATTTTAcacgaagaaatagaaaaaaggctGAAGAGGATTTTATTTCATAACAAGAGAATAGGGAACATGTAGTATCCTTCAACGGGGTTTTATCTTCCACCCTCCAGGAGATTCTTCCTAAAGAAGAACATATTGGCTTATTATCAAGAATAAGagtattcttttttgttattttcatatgtttagtgTAGGTACATTCCGCAACTTCTTTTACATAAGTTTTTTCTAAATTGATTTCTTTCGTTATAACTTCATGTGTCCCTATAAGAACCTACTATTCATTCTGTATTGGGACATATTTATGAGATATGAGCTATAACTAAATAATCTGTAGAATTTAAGGCTGGAATCCCTTAAGCAATGTCCATTTGTGCTACTTAACaaaatatctgaggctgggtaatttataaataacagaaatttattttctcacagttctggaggccaagagTATAAGATCAAGTTCCTGGCAGGTTTCCTGCCTAGTGAAGTCTGGTTCTCTGCTTCCAAATTGGCTGCGTCCTTGGGGGAAGCAGGAGGTGGGGAAGCTGTGTAGACACATGGTGGAAAGAAGGGCCAAAAGGGACAAACTTCCTCCCTCTGTCAAGGCCTTTTATAacagcattaattcattcatgaaggcagagccctcatgacctaatcatgtcccaaaggcctcacctcccaacactattacattggggattaagtttccaacacatgaatgtTGGGGGAAACCTTCAGATGATAGCAAGCAAGGTCCTGCAAAGCTGACATTCTCCCCTAGCCTGCCTTCCTCTGCAAGCTTTCCATGAGCCTAGGTTGTTATAATGGAGTGTTTCAAGCAGGGACTTGATCAGGATGCTCGCATATGAGGAATATATTCACAGTAACAAAATTTACAAGAAATAGTAGTAAACTAGAATTCACTGTATTAATTATTGTGGAAGACGCATCTGGCCTTGGAACTGACTACAGGTTATTGATCAGAAATTGTGCTTTAGTGAGCAAAGAAGGAAAGTAAATGAAGTAGCCTGATTACTAAGGAACATAATTTTGTAGTGTGGTTATAACTTATCTCTCTTTACTCTTGGTATAAGTGTATCTTGAGCAGCCACACTAGCAATCTAGCATAAGCTAATCGTCCCTGGTTTTGTGCTACAGCTAATTGACAGTCATCATACTAGTTTTCCTTTGTCCAGATTCTAAGCATGCCAACTATATTCCCATGCACATATCTGTCATTAAATTATGGAAATGtcactttattttatatccttttacaTGTGACTAGATGATTTCTTAATATCCGAGAAACATAAGAGGCTATGAAAAGcttcatctattttatttctgttcataCTATGTCCAGGTTCTATTTCTGTACTCTTTCTTCAAATTCTGGAAAAGAACCCCATTTGAGGCCTATAATACTGAATTCCTAGATGATAGTCCCCCCAAATGTACTCAGCTATTAGAGAGGTTAGCACAGTTCAGACTCTCAAATGTGTTGACCTGGGATCTCAATACCTGTGTGGACAAGAAGACTACAggctcagaattttaaaaaaggattttgcCATTTATAAGAACTGTGctacaggaagaaaggaaaagagacaagAAGACCTGCAGGCTTAACTGAGTAGATGAGCGTAACCATCCACTCTATGGCTCACAGCTCTTCCTGTTCCTCTCCATGCACTGCAGGTAGGAGTTAGAACTTTTAGAGCCTGGTTTCttggtaaaaaaaacaaaaaaaaaaaaaacaaacaaactacaaatggccgggcacggtggctcacgcctgtaatcctagcactctgggaggctgaggcgggaggatagcttgaggtcaggagttcaagaccagcctgagcaagagcgagacccatctctactaaaaaatagaaattatctggacaactcaaaatgtatagaaaaaattagccgggtatggtggcacaggcctgcagtcccagctatttgggaggctgaggcaggtggatcccttgagcccaggagtttgaggttgctgtgagctaggctgacaccgcggcactctagccagggcaaaagagtgagattctgtctcaaaaaaaaaaaacaaaacaaaacaaaaaacaaaactgaagagCTAAAGTCATCCTCAGTGAGGATGATTTTTGTGAGGTCACCATAAAGAAGCAAGTGCCATTTTGGCCACTGTGATCACAGACAGGTCAGTGAAACTCATTACATTTATACCAGTTTCTGTATCAGCAAAACAGGGGTAGAAATCAGCCCCATTTTATCAGGAAGTTGTATAAATCGAATAAGACAATATGTGCAACAGGGATATAATTATGTACTGTACATTAAGGAGAAAAGAACAATATAGAAATTATTGCAAATTCCATTTATAAGTCAGAAAAATGATTATAGAGCCAGTAATTTTGCCTCTGTATGACCTAGTCAGTTAGCTTAaaggaaattcatttatttaatcataaaatattgaGTACTTTGTATATAGCAGACAGTATTCTAGCATCAAGGATGCACAGTGAAAACAACCTGCTAAAGTTCCTGTTTTTATGGTACTTTGAAGTGGAAAATGAGCCAGACtgtaaaaaataagttattagaTTCCATAATATGCCATCACCTTGATATAAGT
This region includes:
- the H3C10 gene encoding histone H3.1, giving the protein MARTKQTARKSTGGKAPRKQLATKAARKSAPATGGVKKPHRYRPGTVALREIRRYQKSTELLIRKLPFQRLVREIAQDFKTDLRFQSSAVMALQEACEAYLVGLFEDTNLCAIHAKRVTIMPKDIQLARRIRGERA
- the LOC138399084 gene encoding histone H2A type 1, whose protein sequence is MSGRGKQGGKARAKAKTRSSRAGLQFPVGRVHRLLRKGNYAERVGAGAPVYLAAVLEYLTAEILELAGNAARDNKKTRIIPRHLQLAIRNDEELNKLLGKVTIAQGGVLPNIQAVLLPKKTESHHKAKGK